The Desulfoscipio gibsoniae DSM 7213 genome contains a region encoding:
- the rpsG gene encoding 30S ribosomal protein S7, with protein sequence MPRRGAAPKRDIMPDPVHNSKVLTKLINQVMLDGKKGVAESICYGAFDIIREKTGKDPSEVFEQAMKNVMPVLEVKARRVGGANYQVPVEVRPERRQTLAIRWITRYSRERAGRTMRERLADELIDASNNTGASVKRKEDTHKMAEANKAFAHYRW encoded by the coding sequence ATGCCGAGAAGAGGTGCTGCACCAAAACGGGACATTATGCCCGACCCGGTACACAACAGCAAGGTGCTTACCAAGTTAATAAATCAAGTTATGCTCGATGGTAAAAAGGGCGTAGCGGAAAGCATCTGCTATGGTGCTTTTGATATTATCCGGGAAAAAACCGGCAAGGATCCCAGCGAAGTTTTTGAGCAGGCCATGAAAAATGTAATGCCGGTTCTAGAAGTAAAGGCCCGCCGGGTAGGTGGTGCCAACTATCAAGTGCCTGTGGAAGTAAGACCAGAACGCAGGCAGACACTGGCTATTCGCTGGATAACCAGATATTCCAGGGAACGTGCCGGTAGGACCATGCGGGAGCGCCTGGCGGATGAATTAATCGATGCATCCAACAACACAGGGGCTTCTGTAAAGCGGAAAGAAGATACCCATAAAATGGCGGAGGCTAACAAAGCTTTTGCTCACTACAGGTGGTAA
- the rpsL gene encoding 30S ribosomal protein S12: MPTIHQLIRKGREDLIKKSTAPALKECPQKRGVCTRVYTTTPKKPNSALRKVARVRLTNGIEVTSYIPGIGHNLQEHSVVLVRGGRVKDLPGVRYHIVRGALDCAGVQNRNRGRSKYGAKRPKK; encoded by the coding sequence ATGCCGACAATCCACCAGCTGATCAGAAAAGGCAGAGAGGATTTAATTAAAAAATCTACTGCACCGGCATTGAAAGAATGCCCGCAGAAAAGGGGAGTTTGTACCAGGGTATATACCACAACTCCTAAAAAACCAAACTCAGCGCTGCGCAAGGTGGCCAGGGTAAGGCTTACCAATGGTATTGAAGTAACCTCCTATATCCCCGGTATCGGTCACAACCTGCAGGAGCACTCGGTGGTGCTGGTTCGCGGCGGTAGGGTAAAGGACCTGCCGGGCGTTAGGTATCACATTGTCAGGGGTGCTTTGGACTGTGCCGGAGTGCAGAACCGTAATCGGGGTCGTTCCAAGTATGGTGCCAAACGGCCAAAAAAATAA
- the rpoC gene encoding DNA-directed RNA polymerase subunit beta' — MLDLNNFDRIRIGLASPEQIRAWSNGEVKKPETINYRTLKPERDGLFCERIFGPTRDWECHCGKYKRVRYKGVICDRCGVEVTRSKVRRERLGHIELAAPVSHIWYFKGIPSRMGLLLDMSPRALEKVLYFVSYIVVDPMETPLLKKQLLTETEYREHREKYGSNFKALMGAEAIKQLLQEINLEEMNRELRLELRDVSGQRKIRAVRRLEVVDAFRKSGNRPEWMIMDVVPVIPPELRPMVQLDGGRFATSDLNDLYRRVINRNNRLKRLLDLGAPDIIVRNEKRMLQEAVDALIDNGRRGRPVTGPGNRPLKSLSDMLKGKQGRFRQNLLGKRVDYSGRSVIVVGPKLQLHQCGLPKEMALELFKPFVMKKLVNDGHAHNIKSAKRMVERVRPEVWDVLEEVIKDHPVMLNRAPTLHRLGIQAFEPKLVEGKAIQIHPMVCTAYNADFDGDQMAVHLPLSAESQAEARLLMLSAYNILNPKDGHPVAIPTQDMVLGSYYLTMEKPGDLGEGKTFYGAEEAMIAYENGAVSLHAKVKVRLDEEIIETTVGRVIFNSAVPKKLGYFNRVADKKALSKIVDESYRKLGFSATGQLLDGIKGLGFKFATKAGVTIGNADIIIPEKKKEILGDAEKQVAKVEVQYRRGLITEEERYRKVIGIWNDATRKVTDALIESLDKFNPVYMMANSGARGNIQQIRQLAGMRGLMADPSGRIIDLPIKANFREGLTVLEYFISTHGARKGLADTALRTADSGYLTRRLVDVAQDVIVREVDCGTEEGISVSEIKDGTEVIEKLEDRIAGRIALEDIMHPETGEVIVSAGQVIEYDDADSIVAAGIRKVKIRSVLTCKSRYGVCINCYGRNLATGHMVDIGEAVGIIAAQSIGEPGTQLTMRTFHTGGVAGDDITQGLPRVEELFEARKPKGQAIIAEEGGLVELREVKGRREIDITSDDGSKNNYVIPYGARLKVQNGDRVDAGDELTEGSVNPHDLLKIKGATGVQIYLLHEVQRVYRLQGVDINDKHIEVMIRQMLRKVRVEDQGDTSLLPGGLIDIFDFEEENRLVELEGGEPAQAKPVLLGITKASLATDSFLSAASFQETTRVLTEAAIKGKMDPLLGLKENVIIGKLVPAGTGMSRYRNVEINPPEDVEDLKETVDLTSEV, encoded by the coding sequence TTGCTGGACTTGAATAACTTCGACCGAATTCGCATAGGCCTGGCTTCACCGGAACAAATCCGGGCCTGGTCCAACGGTGAGGTCAAGAAACCCGAGACCATCAATTACCGCACATTAAAACCCGAGCGGGACGGGCTGTTTTGCGAACGCATTTTTGGTCCCACCCGCGACTGGGAATGTCATTGCGGTAAATATAAACGTGTTCGTTATAAGGGCGTAATTTGCGATCGCTGTGGTGTCGAGGTGACGCGTTCCAAGGTGCGCAGGGAGAGGTTGGGACATATTGAGCTGGCTGCACCGGTATCCCATATCTGGTATTTCAAAGGAATACCCAGCCGGATGGGACTTTTGCTGGATATGTCCCCCCGGGCGCTGGAAAAGGTATTGTATTTTGTCTCATATATAGTAGTTGATCCCATGGAAACACCGCTGCTTAAAAAGCAGCTGCTCACTGAAACTGAATACCGGGAACACCGGGAAAAGTATGGCAGCAATTTTAAGGCGCTTATGGGAGCAGAGGCGATCAAGCAGCTGCTGCAAGAAATTAATTTGGAAGAAATGAACCGGGAATTACGTTTGGAACTGCGGGATGTTTCAGGACAGCGTAAAATCCGTGCCGTTCGCCGGCTGGAAGTTGTTGATGCCTTCCGTAAAAGTGGCAACCGTCCTGAGTGGATGATTATGGACGTGGTGCCTGTAATCCCGCCCGAGCTGCGTCCCATGGTGCAGCTGGACGGTGGCAGGTTTGCCACTTCGGATTTAAACGACCTTTATCGCAGGGTGATCAACCGCAATAACCGTCTCAAAAGGCTGCTGGATTTGGGAGCTCCGGATATCATAGTGCGTAATGAGAAGCGCATGTTGCAGGAAGCTGTGGATGCCCTAATTGATAACGGCCGGCGGGGTCGACCCGTGACTGGGCCGGGTAACCGTCCTTTAAAATCATTGAGCGACATGTTAAAGGGGAAACAAGGCCGGTTCCGTCAAAACCTGCTGGGCAAAAGGGTGGATTATTCCGGGCGTTCTGTAATTGTGGTGGGCCCCAAGCTGCAACTGCACCAGTGCGGTTTACCCAAAGAAATGGCTTTGGAGCTATTCAAACCCTTTGTAATGAAAAAACTGGTCAATGACGGTCATGCCCATAATATCAAAAGTGCCAAGCGCATGGTGGAACGCGTGCGCCCGGAGGTGTGGGATGTCCTTGAAGAGGTCATCAAGGATCACCCGGTGATGTTAAACCGCGCACCCACGCTGCACCGCCTGGGTATTCAGGCTTTTGAGCCAAAGTTGGTGGAAGGGAAGGCTATACAAATTCACCCCATGGTTTGTACCGCTTATAACGCTGACTTCGACGGAGACCAAATGGCGGTGCACTTGCCTCTATCCGCTGAATCCCAGGCCGAGGCAAGATTGCTGATGCTTTCAGCGTATAATATTTTAAATCCCAAGGATGGGCATCCCGTGGCCATTCCCACCCAGGATATGGTGTTGGGCAGCTATTACCTGACTATGGAAAAGCCCGGCGATCTTGGCGAGGGTAAAACCTTTTACGGTGCGGAAGAAGCCATGATAGCTTATGAAAATGGCGCAGTTAGCCTCCATGCCAAGGTCAAGGTCAGGTTAGATGAAGAGATTATAGAAACAACCGTGGGCCGGGTCATCTTTAATTCAGCTGTTCCCAAAAAGCTTGGCTATTTTAATAGGGTGGCTGATAAAAAAGCACTAAGTAAAATTGTGGATGAATCTTACCGTAAACTTGGTTTTTCCGCTACCGGCCAGTTGTTGGATGGAATTAAGGGCCTTGGCTTTAAGTTCGCCACTAAGGCAGGAGTAACCATTGGCAATGCGGATATCATTATCCCCGAAAAGAAGAAAGAAATACTGGGCGACGCCGAAAAACAAGTTGCTAAAGTAGAGGTTCAATACCGCCGGGGCTTGATCACAGAGGAGGAGCGCTATCGCAAGGTTATCGGCATATGGAATGATGCCACCAGAAAGGTTACCGATGCGCTGATTGAATCCCTGGATAAATTTAACCCGGTATATATGATGGCCAACTCCGGTGCCCGGGGTAATATTCAGCAAATTCGCCAGCTGGCGGGCATGCGGGGCTTGATGGCGGATCCTTCGGGACGGATTATCGACCTGCCCATTAAAGCAAACTTTCGCGAAGGTCTGACGGTTTTGGAGTACTTTATTTCCACGCACGGTGCCCGCAAAGGTTTGGCAGATACCGCTCTGCGTACAGCTGACTCGGGATATTTGACCCGCCGCCTGGTGGATGTGGCCCAGGATGTCATCGTGCGGGAGGTCGATTGCGGCACTGAAGAGGGTATCAGTGTTTCCGAAATTAAAGACGGCACCGAGGTAATTGAAAAGCTCGAGGATCGTATTGCCGGACGGATTGCCCTTGAAGATATCATGCATCCGGAAACAGGGGAAGTTATTGTGTCGGCAGGTCAGGTGATTGAATATGATGACGCTGACAGCATTGTTGCAGCCGGTATCAGGAAAGTTAAGATCCGTTCCGTGCTCACCTGTAAAAGCAGGTATGGAGTATGTATCAACTGCTACGGCCGCAACCTGGCCACCGGGCATATGGTGGATATTGGCGAGGCGGTGGGTATTATTGCCGCACAATCCATTGGTGAGCCCGGCACCCAGTTGACTATGCGCACATTCCATACCGGTGGTGTGGCCGGAGATGATATTACCCAGGGTCTGCCCAGGGTTGAGGAACTTTTTGAGGCCCGCAAGCCCAAAGGCCAGGCCATTATTGCCGAAGAGGGCGGCCTGGTCGAATTAAGAGAGGTCAAGGGGCGTAGAGAAATAGATATCACCAGCGATGACGGCAGCAAAAATAACTATGTAATCCCTTATGGCGCCCGATTGAAAGTACAAAATGGAGACCGGGTGGATGCCGGTGACGAATTGACCGAGGGTTCAGTTAACCCCCATGACCTGTTAAAAATAAAGGGTGCCACTGGAGTGCAAATATACTTGCTTCATGAAGTGCAGCGGGTATATCGCCTGCAGGGTGTGGATATTAATGATAAGCATATTGAAGTGATGATTCGCCAGATGCTGCGCAAAGTACGGGTGGAGGATCAAGGTGATACATCGCTGCTGCCCGGGGGACTAATCGACATATTTGATTTTGAAGAAGAAAACAGGCTGGTTGAGCTTGAGGGCGGTGAACCGGCCCAGGCTAAGCCGGTATTGCTGGGCATTACCAAGGCATCTCTGGCTACGGATTCATTCCTGTCGGCAGCCTCGTTTCAGGAAACCACCAGGGTGCTTACCGAGGCGGCCATTAAAGGAAAAATGGATCCACTTCTGGGGCTCAAGGAAAATGTTATTATAGGTAAGCTGGTGCCTGCCGGTACCGGTATGAGCCGCTATCGAAACGTTGAGATTAATCCGCCTGAGGATGTTGAGGACCTAAAGGAAACAGTGGATTTAACTTCAGAGGTGTAA
- a CDS encoding ribosomal L7Ae/L30e/S12e/Gadd45 family protein, whose protein sequence is MPLKRLQAAKEKSVGSKQTVKALKKKLAKVVYVADNADKHVVDPVIKLCEENQVSVIRVDSMKNLGKACGIKVECATAAIIED, encoded by the coding sequence ATGCCTTTAAAACGGCTGCAGGCAGCCAAGGAAAAGTCGGTGGGTAGCAAGCAAACCGTTAAGGCATTGAAAAAAAAACTGGCCAAAGTGGTGTATGTAGCAGATAACGCAGATAAACATGTCGTCGATCCTGTGATTAAGTTGTGCGAGGAAAACCAGGTCTCGGTTATACGGGTAGATTCCATGAAAAACCTGGGCAAGGCTTGTGGAATTAAAGTTGAATGTGCTACGGCAGCTATTATAGAAGATTAA